In Trifolium pratense cultivar HEN17-A07 linkage group LG7, ARS_RC_1.1, whole genome shotgun sequence, a genomic segment contains:
- the LOC123894143 gene encoding uncharacterized protein LOC123894143 isoform X2, whose product MEFSSSPPSDSLFHLNPIFLFTSLSLISLTILSFSLYKRFFKTQNNHPKTQPSHNSPSQPDPNSPTHLKKSVLFQVLPSDPDSVLQNSEVKKKKRKTKKKKRMNLETEESANTGSDSGIKLEPDCLYPFTSSSSVLQRKIKQQYDELVKSNDSKKLTLPQVVKFANSLIDARNELQHKADVIQRKFVITKALLCKADRSSFDRLHQQIYKLELEQKRLEEDAFVYNSLQYQLKLSPAYQKMLELGAGVENAKQCEPGENIDDEFSDISFEELLAQEKKDSFWQKNGKSRMCSS is encoded by the exons ATGGAGTTTTCTTCTTCACCACCTTCCGATTCTCTCTTTCATCTTAACCCCATTTTCCTCTTTACATCTCTCTCCCTTATCTCTCTCACAATTCTCTCCTTCTCTCTCTACAAACGCTTCTTCAAAACACAAAACAACCACCCAAAAACCCAACCTTCTCACAATTCTCCTTCACAACCCGACCCAAATAGCCCGACCCATTTGAAAAAATCGGTTCTTTTTCAAGTTCTACCCTCTGACCCTGATTCAGTTTTGCAAAATTCAGaagtaaagaagaagaagaggaagacaaagaagaagaaaagaatgaATTTGGAAACTGAAGAGAGTGCAAATACGGGTTCGGATTCGGGTATTAAGCTTGAACCCGATTGTTTATATCCGTTTACATCTTCAAGTAGCGTTTTGCAGAGAAAAATCAAACAGCAATATGATGAGCTTGTCAAAAGCAATGACTCCAAGAAATTGACACTGCCACAG GTTGTCAAGTTTGCTAATAGTTTGATTGATGCTAGGAATGAGCTACAACACAA GGCTGACGTGATTCAACGAAAGTTTGTAATAACAAAGGCTTTATTATGTAAGGCAGACAGATCTTCTTTCGACCGACTTCATCAGCAG aTATACAAGCTGGAATTAGAACAAAAAAGATTAGAGGAGGATGCTTTTGTTTATAACTCACTTCAATACCAGCTTAAACTCTCACCTGCATACCAGAAG ATGCTTGAACTCGGAGCTGGCGTGGAGAACGCGAAACAGTGTGAACCGGGAGAGAATATAGATGATGAATTTAGTGACATTTCCTTTGAAGAATTATTAGCACAAGAGAAGAAGGATTCATTTTG GCAAAAAAATGGGAAATCAAGAATGTGCTCAAGCTAA
- the LOC123894143 gene encoding uncharacterized protein LOC123894143 isoform X1, with product MEFSSSPPSDSLFHLNPIFLFTSLSLISLTILSFSLYKRFFKTQNNHPKTQPSHNSPSQPDPNSPTHLKKSVLFQVLPSDPDSVLQNSEVKKKKRKTKKKKRMNLETEESANTGSDSGIKLEPDCLYPFTSSSSVLQRKIKQQYDELVKSNDSKKLTLPQVVKFANSLIDARNELQHKADVIQRKFVITKALLCKADRSSFDRLHQQIYKLELEQKRLEEDAFVYNSLQYQLKLSPAYQKMLELGAGVENAKQCEPGENIDDEFSDISFEELLAQEKKDSFWLVLFRFFLPLYFLSL from the exons ATGGAGTTTTCTTCTTCACCACCTTCCGATTCTCTCTTTCATCTTAACCCCATTTTCCTCTTTACATCTCTCTCCCTTATCTCTCTCACAATTCTCTCCTTCTCTCTCTACAAACGCTTCTTCAAAACACAAAACAACCACCCAAAAACCCAACCTTCTCACAATTCTCCTTCACAACCCGACCCAAATAGCCCGACCCATTTGAAAAAATCGGTTCTTTTTCAAGTTCTACCCTCTGACCCTGATTCAGTTTTGCAAAATTCAGaagtaaagaagaagaagaggaagacaaagaagaagaaaagaatgaATTTGGAAACTGAAGAGAGTGCAAATACGGGTTCGGATTCGGGTATTAAGCTTGAACCCGATTGTTTATATCCGTTTACATCTTCAAGTAGCGTTTTGCAGAGAAAAATCAAACAGCAATATGATGAGCTTGTCAAAAGCAATGACTCCAAGAAATTGACACTGCCACAG GTTGTCAAGTTTGCTAATAGTTTGATTGATGCTAGGAATGAGCTACAACACAA GGCTGACGTGATTCAACGAAAGTTTGTAATAACAAAGGCTTTATTATGTAAGGCAGACAGATCTTCTTTCGACCGACTTCATCAGCAG aTATACAAGCTGGAATTAGAACAAAAAAGATTAGAGGAGGATGCTTTTGTTTATAACTCACTTCAATACCAGCTTAAACTCTCACCTGCATACCAGAAG ATGCTTGAACTCGGAGCTGGCGTGGAGAACGCGAAACAGTGTGAACCGGGAGAGAATATAGATGATGAATTTAGTGACATTTCCTTTGAAGAATTATTAGCACAAGAGAAGAAGGATTCATTTTGGTTAGTTTTATTTCGATTTTTTCTCCCCTTGTATTTTTTAAGCTTGTAA
- the LOC123894144 gene encoding beta-galactosidase 1-like, producing MWKMPPLVLLLLLQLACSLISSVTASVSYDSKAITINGQRRILISGSIHYPRSTPEMWPDLIQKAKEGGLDVIQTYVFWNGHEPSPDKYYFEGNYDLVKFIKLVQQAGLYVHLRIGPYVCAEWNFGGFPVWLKYIPGISFRTDNGPFKFQMQKFTEKIVGMMKEERLYETQGGPIILSQIENEYGPVEYEIGAPGKSYTKWAADMAIGLGTGVPWIMCKQDDAPDPVINTCNGFYCDYFSPNTAYKPKMWTEAWTGWFTEFGGPVPHRPAEDLAFSIARFIQKGGSFINYYMYHGGTNFGRTAGGPFIATSYDYDAPLDEYGLLRQPKWGHLKDLHRAIKLSEPALISGDPTVTRIGNYQEAHVFKSKSGACAAFLANYNPKSYATVAFGNMHYNLPPWSISILPDCKNTVYNTARVGSQSAQMKMTRVPIHGGLSWQVFTEQTASTDDSSFVMTGLLEQLNTTRDLTDYLWYSTDVVIDPNEGFLRSGKEPVLTVLSAGHALHVFVNGQLSGTIYGSLEFPKLTFSQNVKLRPGVNKISLLSVAVGLPNVGPHFETWNAGVLGPITLNGLNEGRRDLSWQKWSYKVGLNGEALSLHSLSGSSSVDWVQGSLVSQMQPLTWYKTTFDAPDGISPFALDMGSMGKGQVWLNGQNLGRYWPAYKASGTCGNCDYAGTYNENKCRSNCGEASQRWYHVPHSWLKPTGNLLVVFEELGGDPNGIFLVRRDVDSVCADIYEWQPNVISYQMQTSGKADKPVRPKAHLSCGPGQKISSIKFASFGTPVGSCGNFHEGSCHAHKSYNTFEKNCIGQNSCKVTVSPANFGGDPCPNVMKKLSVEAICT from the exons ATGTGGAAGATGCCACCACTGGTTCTGTTACTACTTCTTCAGCTAGCATGTTCTTTGATTAGTTCAGTTACTGCATCTGTGTCTTATGACTCTAAAGCTATCACCATTAATGGCCAAAGAAGGATCCTCATTTCTGGATCCATTCATTATCCAAGAAGCACTCCTgag atGTGGCCAGATCTTATCCAGAAGGCTAAAGAAGGAGGTTTAGATGTGATTCAGACTTATGTTTTTTGGAATGGACATGAACCTTCACCTGATAAA TATTATTTTGAGGGGAACTATGATTTAGTGAAGTTCATAAAGTTGGTGCAGCAAGCTGGTCTTTATGTTCATCTAAGGATTGGTCCTTATGTTTGTGCTGAGTGGAATTTTGG GGGTTTTCCTGTTTGGCTTAAGTACATTCCTGGTATTAGTTTTAGAACTGACAATGGTCCATTTAAG TTTCAAATGCAAAAATTTACTGAGAAGATTGTTGGTATGATGAAAGAAGAAAGGTTATATGAGACTCAGGGAGGTCCAATAATTCTATCACAG ATTGAAAATGAATATGGACCTGTGGAGTATGAAATTGGTGCTCCTGGTAAATCCTACACAAAGTGGGCAGCAGATATGGCTATAGGACTTGGTACCGGAGTTCCGTGGATCATGTGCAAGCAAGACGATGCTCCTGATCCTGTC ATTAACACCTGCAATGGCTTCTATTGTGATTATTTCTCTCCAAATACGGCTTACAAACCAAAGATGTGGACAGAAGCTTGGACTGGCTG GTTTACCGAGTTTGGAGGTCCGGTACCTCACCGACCTGCTGAAGACTTGGCATTTTCAATTGCAAGATTTATACAAAAAGGGGGATCATTTATCAATTACTACATG TATCATGGTGGAACAAATTTTGGGAGAACTGCTGGTGGTCCTTTCATTGCTACAAGCTATGACTATGATGCACCTCTTGATGAATATG GATTGCTCAGGCAACCGAAATGGGGTCATCTGAAGGATTTACACAGAGCAATAAAACTCTCAGAACCTGCTTTAATTTCTGGAGATCCTACCGTTACACGGATTGGAAACTATCAAGAG GCTCATGTCTTTAAATCGAAGTCTGGAGCTTGTGCTGCATTCCTTGCAAACTATAACCCAAAATCGTATGCGACGGTGGCATTTGGAAATATGCATTACAACTTGCCTCCTTGGTCTATAAGCATTCTTCCTGACTGCAAAAACACCGTTTATAACACTGCAAGG GTTGGTTCGCAGAGTGCCCAGATGAAGATGACTCGTGTTCCTATTCACGGCGGACTCTCTTGGCAAGTGTTTACTGAACAAACAGCGTCTACTGATGATAGTTCCTTCGTCATGACTGGACTACTGGAGCAGTTAAATACAACGAGAGATTTAACCGATTACTTGTGGTACTCCACAGA TGTTGTGATTGATCCCAATGAAGGATTTCTAAGAAGTGGAAAGGAACCCGTTCTTACAGTGTTATCTGCTGGGCATGCTTTACATGTTTTCGTCAACGGTCAGCTGTCAG GAACTATATATGGAAGCTTAGAATTCCCCAAGCTAACATTTAGCCAGAATGTGAAGCTCAGACCTGGTGTCAACAAAATCTCTCTTCTAAGTGTTGCAGTTGGACTCCCG AATGTTGGCCCTCATTTTGAAACATGGAATGCTGGCGTTCTTGGCCCGATTACATTAAATGGTCTCAATGAGGGTAGAAGGGACTTGTCTTGGCAGAAATGGTCATACAAG GTTGGTCTCAATGGTGAAGCCTTGAGTCTTCATTCTCTCAGTGGAAGTTCCTCGGTGGATTGGGTTCAAGGGAGTTTAGTTTCTCAAATGCAGCCACTGACTTGGTACAAAACTACTTTTGATGCCCCAGACGGAATTTCACCGTTTGCTTTAGACATGGGAAGTATGGGAAAAGGACAAGTTTGGTTAAATGGACAGAATCTCGGCCGTTACTGGCCTGCTTATAAAGCATCTGGTACCTGTGGTAACTGTGACTATGCAGGAACATATAACGAGAACAAATGTAGAAGTAACTGTGGCGAGGCTTCTCAAAGATG GTACCATGTTCCCCATTCATGGCTGAAGCCAACCGGAAATTTATTGGTTGTGTTTGAAGAATTGGGCGGAGACCCTAATGGGATATTTTTGGTTAGAAGGGATGTAGATAGTGTATGTGCTGATATTTATGAGTGGCAACCAAATGTTATAAGTTATCAGATGCAAACTTCTGGCAAAGCTGACAAACCTGTTAGGCCGAAAGCACATTTATCATGTGGCCCTGGACAGAAAATCTCGTCGATCAAATTTGCTAGCTTTGGTACTCCTGTAGGGTCTTGTGGAAACTTTCATGAAGGAAGTTGTCATGCTCACAAGTCTTATAATACCTTTGAAAAG AATTGCATTGGACAGAACTCGTGCAAAGTAACCGTGTCGCCTGCAAATTTTGGCGGAGATCCATGTCCAAATGTCATGAAGAAACTCTCAGTGGAGGCCATTTGTACCTGA